Below is a genomic region from Argonema galeatum A003/A1.
TGGGGAATTGGCGGGTAAAGTTTGGCGTGTGGGTTTAATGGGTTTCAACAGTCGGAAAGAAAATGTCGATCGCCTTTTAGAAGCATTACGCCAAGTTTTACCCAAGTAGTGAGATTTTGTTGGGTCTTTCGGAATTATTATGCTAATGTTCAAAACGAACATTTTGTAGTAGCACGGCATTATCAGTATGTCGGTCATACCAAGATTTTAATTAGCTGTGCTACTACGACCGCATATTTGACCCGAAAGAACCACTTTCGTAGGGTGCGTTAACGCAGTGTAACGCACCTGTAGCAATCCTAATAAGGCTATCGTTTTGCGGCTGATAGCAGTCCCGCTATATTTGGGGTAAGAAGCAGATTAACGGGACAGCTACTCTTTCTTCCTCTACAGAGCTTCATTTAGCTTCTTTGCAAAAGTTAAAATATTATTTTCTTTCGCTCTGTTTATTGGCATTGGTTCACGATTCAGACGAATCTCAATAAGAGTAGTTGTAAAAGGGCAGAAAAATTTCACTTCTGCCTTAAGAAGATGATCTAATTTCAATTGTGCATCCCATCTTCCATTTGACGGTTGTAGATCGCCATCTACTGTAATTTTTCCACTGCCATAACCGTAATACGCAACAAGGCTAGTTCCCGATGAAACAATCAACTTCATACATAATTCAGAAAGGCTTTCTAGCTTCTGTTTACTTAGATTGACATGAAAGCATCGCAGACTTTTGTCCCGAGCATAGGTATGAACGTGTAAATCTGACTTTTCATCCAACCAAAATTCTTTTCCATCTTTATCCTTCATAAAAAACTGAACATTCCATTCTGTGACTGGATCGAGACGCTCATCTACAACACGAATAATAAACTGTTGCCATTCTTCCCATTTATCTCCTTTTTCATTTTTCAGGCTCTCCATATGAGCTTTAGCCTTAGCTGTCCATCTGCCAAAACTGTCTCGATCAGAAACATCTAAAGCTTGTACCACCAAATCAACCAAATCTTTGCTAGGGCTGTTCAGAATTGTCTCGTGATTATGGCCATCAACTAGCACCAGTGGAATATCAATCTGGTGTTGGGGATGTTCGTCTGGTTTGCTTCGTTCTTTTAAAGCCTTGTCTTTGTTTTGAGATGGATCTTGCGTCAAATCTACAATAAATTTGCGGGTGTTGAGAGCGCAACCTGCCCATCTGACAGTACCATCAGACCCAGGAGTATTAGCTAATCCGCTAATTCCGTCATATCCCTTATTACCACAGAAAACAAACACATAAGGGGTCGTGTCATCTTCGCTATAGTAGGGTTTATGTTCAGGTTTATCTTGGGCAGAGCCAATCAAGTCAAGATGAGCAAGATCCCAAATGAAACGACTACCTAATTCAAGATTATCCAAAATCAGATTGCCAGCTTCCATAAAATCAGGCCCAAGTATTTGATTTCCCTTCATAACCGAACCAAGCCAACTTCTTCCTTTATGGGCTAAAGGAGAGCCAAAAGTTGCTGGTGCTAATCCAATCAAGTGTTTAAGGCGACTACGACGACTGACATCAGCAGCATAGGCGTAAGTAGTTAACCAAGCGCGAATAACCAGCATTCCAGTTGAATGAACAATGGCATCAAATTCTTCATCTTCAATATAGGAGCGAAGCACTCGATCAAATGCTTCAGCAATATCTTTGATGGTTATCTCATTAGTAAGAGATTTATAGCTAGCTGTATGGATGACTATAACATCTGTGTTTTTGTAGTGACTTTCAAGTTTTTTTTCCCATTCACTAAAAGCCGTTGAATTAGCTGAGTAACCGTGTATGAGAACAATGGGGCGTGGCATAACTTGGTTTTAACTCTTTAATTTTTACGTGATTTCGACAAGGCTAGAGAATAGCAGGAGATAGGGCAACTAAGCCTTTTGGGTTAATTATTTAGGCGTTGCTGATTCAAGGTATGAATCGATGGCTGACACTCTCGATGGCTGTGTCAGGATTCCGCTTTCATCATACCGTCATTCAGCAACGCCATTATTTAATACTTCATCAGTTATCATTATCAGGATGATTCTCCTTACAATTTGCTGACGGGGTGACAACAATGGGTCAACCCCTTACTGCGTGAGGGGTTGACCCATTGTTGTCGAAAAAAGATAGGTCTGCTATTCTCAATAAGACCTAATTAATGAAAATAATGAATTTATAGGCAAGAATGAGCAAGAATTCGGCAATTTTATCAAGCTCTAGGCTGTAGAATTCTCTGGAGACGGTGCGTTACGCGATCGCTAACGCACCCTACTGCTAGCTTTACTTGTGCCGAATGTGGTCGTAAATCCCTACATACTGAGTGCCGGGATGGTTCCACGAGTAGTCATACTCCATGCCCTGAAGTACGAGTTTGCGAAACTCTTTGGGATATTTGTACCACAAACCAATTGCCCGATCGATCGCAGATTCCATAGCTTGATAATCTGTCTGGTAGAACACATAGCCATTGCGTTCCTCTGGCGGTTTATTTTGGTCGTAGTCGCGATCGAACACAGTATTGACAAGACCGCCTACTCCCCGCACGATCGGCACAGTTCCATATTTCAATCCAATCATCTGCGTTAGCCCACAAGGTTCGTAGTTGCTGGGGACGATAATCATATCGGCACCTGCATAGATTAAGTGAGCTAATTCTTCGTTAAAACCAATTTCCATGTGGCAATCTGCGTTATCGTTCAGATGCTGTTTTTCGTGCCAGAAATGGGTGTTAATTCCCGGTTCTGTAGCTGAACCCAACAGCACAAATTGCGCTCCTTGACTTAGCGTGTAATAAATGGCGTGATGAACGAGATGAACGCCTTTTTGATCGTCTAACCGACCGATGAAGCAAATAATCGGTTTATTGACATGATTCAGCCAGAGGCGTTCGCGCAGGGCTTTTTTGTTCTTGGCTT
It encodes:
- a CDS encoding esterase/lipase family protein, whose amino-acid sequence is MPRPIVLIHGYSANSTAFSEWEKKLESHYKNTDVIVIHTASYKSLTNEITIKDIAEAFDRVLRSYIEDEEFDAIVHSTGMLVIRAWLTTYAYAADVSRRSRLKHLIGLAPATFGSPLAHKGRSWLGSVMKGNQILGPDFMEAGNLILDNLELGSRFIWDLAHLDLIGSAQDKPEHKPYYSEDDTTPYVFVFCGNKGYDGISGLANTPGSDGTVRWAGCALNTRKFIVDLTQDPSQNKDKALKERSKPDEHPQHQIDIPLVLVDGHNHETILNSPSKDLVDLVVQALDVSDRDSFGRWTAKAKAHMESLKNEKGDKWEEWQQFIIRVVDERLDPVTEWNVQFFMKDKDGKEFWLDEKSDLHVHTYARDKSLRCFHVNLSKQKLESLSELCMKLIVSSGTSLVAYYGYGSGKITVDGDLQPSNGRWDAQLKLDHLLKAEVKFFCPFTTTLIEIRLNREPMPINRAKENNILTFAKKLNEAL